A stretch of the Argentina anserina chromosome 6, drPotAnse1.1, whole genome shotgun sequence genome encodes the following:
- the LOC126797624 gene encoding probable endo-1,3(4)-beta-glucanase ARB_01444, with product MLKKIRRRVKTLISKSFKKPKSKPYIPPPPPPPIPSPSPSPPPEPETMPQSHKKTPFLFPQSQSTVLPDPSPFFSQNLLKTPLPTNSFFQNLTLKNGDQPEYFHPYLIKSAASALSLCYPSRFSNSAFLYQVFNADLTISNTQNPQERHVISSFNDLSITLEFPSSNLRFFLVRGSPFLTCSVSNRTSISISTIHAVLSLSSNESRTKYTVKLNNNQTWLVYTSSSIDLTNPSVSLITSTGFSGIVRIAILPESDPQFESVLDRFSSCYPVSGEAVFTKPFALEYKWEKKGWGDLLMLAHPLHLKLIDGDDCDVTVLEDFKFKSIDGDLVGVVGDSWVLKPDPVSVTWHSTRGIKQDSYSEIISALVKDVEALSSASIATTSSYFYGKLIARAARLALIAEEVCYLDVIPAIRKYLSDTIEPWLDGTFGGNGFLHDGKWGGIVTKQGSLDSGADFGFGIYNDHHYHLGYFIYAISVLAKIDPAWGRRYRAQAYALAADFMNLGRRENSNYPRLRCFDLYKLHSWAGGLTEFGDGRNQESTSEAVNAYYSAALLGLAYGDTHLVATGSILAALEIEAAQMWWQVKEGDNTYEQDFTRENRVVGVLWANKRDSGLWFAPPEWKECRLGIQLLPILPISEVLFSDVAFVRQLVEWTEPALSREGVGEGWKGFVYTLQGIYDKQGALAKIRNLNGYDDGNSLTNLLWWIHSRGEEGDGCENGENICWFKHYH from the coding sequence atgctcAAAAAGATCAGGAGAAGGGTCAAAACCTTAATCTCCAAGAGTTTCAAGAAACCCAAATCCAAACCCTATatacctcctcctcctcctcctccaatcccatcaccatcaccatcaccaccacctgAACCAGAAACCATGCCTCAATCACACAAGAAAACCCCTTTCCTATTCCCCCAATCCCAATCCACAGTCCTGCCTGACCCTTCTCCTTTCTTCTCCCAAAACCTCCTCAAAACCCCACTCCCCACAAACTCCTTCTTCCAAAACTTGACCCTCAAAAACGGCGATCAACCCGAATACTTCCACCCCTACCTCATCAAATCCGCCGCCTCTGCACTCTCCCTCTGCTACCCTTCTCGATTCTCCAACTCCGCTTTCTTGTACCAAGTCTTCAACGCTGACCTCACCATCTCCAACACCCAAAACCCACAAGAAAGACACGTCATTTCTTCCTTCAATGATCTCAGCATCACTCTGGAGTTCCCTTCCTCCAATCTCCGATTCTTTCTCGTACGCGGAAGCCCGTTTCTCACGTGCTCTGTTTCGAACAGGACTTCCATCTCGATCTCAACCATCCACGCTGTTCTGTCTCTCTCTTCCAATGAGTCTCGTACCAAGTACACCGTCAAACTCAACAACAACCAGACATGGCTTGTCTACACATCTTCTTCGATTGATCTTACTAATCCCAGCGTGTCCTTGATCACTTCAACTGGGTTTTCCGGCATTGTGAGGATTGCAATACTGCCGGAATCAGACCCGCAGTTCGAGTCTGTTCTTGATCGGTTCAGCTCTTGCTACCCTGTTTCCGGTGAAGCTGTGTTCACGAAGCCGTTTGCATTGGAGTACAAATGGGAGAAGAAAGGGTGGGGAGACTTGCTTATGCTGGCTCATCCTCTGCATTTGAAGCTCATTGATGGTGACGATTGTGATGTCACTGTTTTGGAGGATTTCAAGTTCAAAAGCATTGATGGTGATCTTGTTGGTGTTGTGGGTGATTCATGGGTGTTGAAGCCTGACCCTGTTTCGGTTACTTGGCATTCGACTAGAGGTATTAAACAAGACTCTTATTCTGAGATCATTTCTGCACTGGTTAAAGATGTTGAGGCTTTGAGTTCTGCATCAATTGCGACTACTTCTTCGTATTTTTATGGGAAGTTGATTGCTAGAGCTGCTAGGTTGGCTTTGATTGCTGAGGAGGTGTGTTATCTTGATGTGATCCCGGCGATTAGGAAGTATTTGAGTGATACAATTGAGCCTTGGTTGGATGGTACTTTTGGTGGGAATGGTTTCTTGCATGATGGTAAATGGGGTGGTATTGTGACTAAACAAGGATCATTGGATTCAGGAGCAGATTTCGGGTTTGGGATTTACAATGATCACCATTACCACTTAGGGTACTTTATTTATGCTATTTCAGTGCTTGCTAAGATTGATCCAGCATGGGGGAGGAGGTATAGGGCTCAAGCTTATGCACTTGCCGCGGATTTTATGAACTTAGGCAGGAGGGAAAACTCAAATTATCCACGCTTGAGATGCTTTGATTTGTATAAGTTGCATTCATGGGCAGGAGGGCTGACAGAATTTGGAGATGGTAGGAATCAAGAGAGCACAAGTGAGGCTGTGAATGCTTACTATTCAGCTGCATTGTTGGGGTTAGCCTATGGAGACACTCATCTTGTGGCCACTGGATCAATCCTTGCGGCCTTGGAAATCGAGGCAGCTCAAATGTGGTGGCAAGTAAAAGAGGGAGATAACACTTATGAGCAGGATTTCACAAGGGAAAATAGGGTAGTGGGAGTGCTATGGGCTAATAAGAGGGACAGCGGACTGTGGTTTGCTCCTCCGGAGTGGAAAGAGTGCCGGCTTGGAATCCAACTGCTACCCATTTTACCTATCTCTGAGGTATTGTTCTCTGATGTTGCCTTTGTTAGGCAACTTGTGGAGTGGACAGAACCAGCTCTGAGTAGAGAGGGTGTTGGAGAAGGTTGGAAAGGGTTTGTCTATACTTTGCAAGGGATTTACGACAAACAAGGAGCTTTGGCGAAGATTAGGAACCTGAATGGTTATGATGATGGGAACTCGCTCACGAATCTGTTGTGGTGGATCCATAGCAGAGGTGAGGAAGGAGATGGTTGTGAAAATGGAGAGAACATATGCTGGTTTAAGCACTATCACTGA